In a single window of the Deltaproteobacteria bacterium genome:
- the menC gene encoding o-succinylbenzoate synthase, protein MKLESIQIEPYAYALARKLRSAHGEMRHRYGFILKARTSLGHICYGEVAPLPDFSEETYDQAGAMLTSLDSSGALRKELGNDLSAITEYCDALRLLPSVRHGVEQLFLDGLSQDKAMSVAQCLNPAAVTQVETAHLAADAASALEAVKKGFRTIKLKVGYQEAAEDLRRVIAVRKAVGEGINIRLDANGAWTPGWAIDVLKRMAPCEIECIEQPVTAEDIDGLAWVCEASPIPVAADESVRTAAQVINVLEKRAAKIVVLKPMFCGGPILTYALGRLAQERGVKVMITTALDSAIGRASALHVAAALSGPLSIPAGLDTGHWLAEDSGNLPEPLEGFMHLSEAAGLGVYDMRVCL, encoded by the coding sequence GTGAAGTTGGAAAGTATCCAGATTGAGCCTTATGCCTATGCATTGGCTCGAAAGCTTCGCAGCGCTCACGGAGAAATGCGCCATCGCTACGGTTTTATTCTCAAAGCTCGAACGAGTTTAGGTCATATTTGTTATGGCGAGGTCGCGCCTCTTCCTGACTTCAGTGAAGAAACCTACGACCAAGCCGGGGCGATGCTGACCAGTCTCGATTCATCGGGAGCCTTAAGAAAAGAATTGGGCAACGACTTAAGTGCCATCACAGAGTATTGCGATGCTTTGAGACTTTTGCCTTCAGTACGTCACGGCGTAGAGCAGCTTTTCTTAGATGGCTTGAGCCAGGACAAAGCAATGAGTGTTGCTCAGTGCCTCAATCCTGCGGCGGTTACTCAGGTTGAGACAGCGCATTTAGCCGCTGATGCTGCAAGCGCCTTAGAGGCCGTTAAAAAGGGCTTTCGAACGATCAAGCTCAAAGTTGGTTATCAAGAAGCAGCGGAAGATTTACGGCGGGTAATTGCTGTTCGTAAGGCTGTGGGCGAGGGCATAAACATTCGCCTAGACGCCAACGGTGCCTGGACTCCGGGCTGGGCAATCGATGTTTTGAAGCGCATGGCGCCATGTGAAATCGAGTGTATCGAACAGCCGGTTACCGCTGAGGATATCGACGGCTTGGCATGGGTATGTGAAGCGTCACCTATCCCGGTAGCAGCCGATGAGTCTGTGAGAACGGCCGCTCAAGTAATCAACGTTCTCGAAAAACGTGCCGCGAAGATTGTGGTGCTCAAACCGATGTTTTGTGGTGGTCCTATTTTGACCTATGCCCTAGGCCGGTTGGCTCAAGAGCGAGGCGTTAAGGTCATGATTACCACGGCTCTTGATTCGGCCATTGGCCGGGCCAGTGCGCTGCATGTGGCCGCAGCTTTGTCGGGTCCATTGAGTATTCCGGCCGGGCTCGATACCGGTCATTGGTTGGCAGAAGATTCGGGGAATTTGCCGGAACCATTGGAAGGTTTCATGCATTTGTCCGAGGCTGCCGGTCTTGGCGTTTACGATATGAGGGTATGTTTATGA
- a CDS encoding AMP-binding protein: MSMIPHPLQSAALSRPQHLALADQDLSLSYSQLLHEVQSLASSLRAQGVTAGDAVALVGDYDVRWVVGLHAIGWLGAIAVPLAVDLPQDQSLDLAKACGVKFWLCGDLKSVHEDTIRLSERAEPILEETYWGLEDVRLMLATSGSTGQPRIVSMTTSQLLFSAMGSMIRLGHELSDRWLCALPLNHVGGLSMVMRALWAAVSLEFALPFDPKQFSERIHSNEVSLCSLVPEMLRRVLKVSGGAQPPKNLRAILIGGDACPSNILEEAKAADYPVSLTWGMTESASQVATRFPGDFSEHTGSGPSLTFARVKEDNGELVIEGPVVAGSKLATTDRGFIDERGCVHVLGRADDIMISGGENIAPRRIEEALLKLGLVESAAVVDVPHSRWGSRPVAFITTHEHDAALISDGALREGLKEHLSGFEIPDVFYLGECLPQAGIGKVDRKTLRSVAGSLGLGRELEVTNGLKQIFGNLARLEGGKVDDDMNELSGTSQITLGAQDSVIEGDGGSTDLGHRDFDGQALTEPHGPLVVGVGMHERHAPFPVIKNVGDAVTHSHQELLEDRMAVLVDPAEKGDPSAVDLVETNSDDMLKSHGCSGNQSEGSCDESL, translated from the coding sequence ATGAGCATGATTCCTCACCCACTTCAAAGTGCGGCTCTTTCAAGGCCCCAGCATCTAGCCTTAGCTGATCAGGACCTGAGCTTAAGCTACAGCCAACTCTTGCACGAAGTGCAGTCATTGGCTTCAAGTCTTCGTGCGCAGGGTGTTACCGCGGGCGACGCAGTAGCTTTGGTTGGCGATTACGATGTGAGATGGGTTGTTGGATTACACGCCATCGGCTGGTTGGGGGCGATTGCGGTTCCACTGGCGGTAGATTTGCCGCAGGACCAAAGCCTCGACCTGGCTAAAGCCTGTGGGGTTAAGTTTTGGCTTTGCGGAGATTTAAAGAGTGTTCACGAGGATACGATTCGCCTAAGCGAGCGAGCCGAGCCGATACTTGAAGAAACGTATTGGGGACTGGAAGATGTTCGCTTGATGCTCGCAACATCGGGCTCGACTGGGCAACCCCGTATTGTTTCGATGACCACCTCGCAGTTACTTTTCAGTGCGATGGGTTCAATGATTCGCCTAGGCCATGAATTAAGTGACCGGTGGCTTTGCGCATTGCCACTGAATCATGTGGGTGGCCTTTCCATGGTGATGCGAGCGCTTTGGGCGGCTGTCAGCCTTGAATTCGCGTTGCCATTTGATCCCAAGCAATTTTCCGAGCGCATTCACTCCAATGAAGTGAGTCTTTGCTCTTTGGTTCCTGAAATGTTGCGGCGGGTGTTGAAGGTCTCAGGTGGGGCGCAGCCTCCGAAGAATTTGCGTGCGATTTTAATTGGTGGTGATGCATGCCCGTCAAATATTTTGGAAGAAGCCAAGGCTGCTGATTACCCCGTCTCACTTACTTGGGGAATGACTGAATCAGCTTCTCAAGTAGCCACACGGTTTCCTGGAGACTTCAGTGAGCACACGGGCAGTGGTCCGTCGCTTACTTTCGCACGGGTCAAAGAGGACAACGGCGAGCTCGTGATTGAAGGCCCCGTGGTGGCCGGAAGTAAGCTTGCCACAACCGATCGAGGATTCATTGATGAGCGAGGTTGCGTCCATGTGCTTGGCCGCGCCGATGACATCATGATTTCAGGCGGTGAGAATATAGCGCCACGCAGAATCGAAGAAGCTTTGCTGAAGCTTGGTCTGGTCGAGAGCGCCGCCGTGGTTGACGTGCCTCACAGTCGTTGGGGAAGCCGTCCCGTGGCATTTATTACGACCCATGAGCATGATGCAGCGCTCATCAGTGATGGCGCCTTGCGTGAGGGGCTTAAAGAGCACCTCAGTGGGTTTGAGATCCCGGATGTGTTTTACCTGGGCGAATGTTTACCTCAAGCGGGCATCGGTAAGGTGGATCGAAAGACACTAAGAAGCGTCGCTGGCAGTCTCGGGCTCGGGCGTGAGCTTGAAGTGACGAACGGCCTCAAGCAAATCTTCGGGAACCTCGCGAGGCTTGAAGGTGGCAAGGTCGACGATGACATGAACGAGCTGAGCGGTACATCGCAAATCACCCTCGGGGCCCAGGACTCTGTAATCGAAGGTGATGGAGGTTCCACCGACCTTGGGCACCGTGACTTCGATGGTCAGGCGCTCACCGAGCCGCATGGGCCGCTTGTAGTCGGCGTGGGAATGCACGAGAGGCATGCCCCATTTCCCGTTATCAAAAACGTTGGTGATGCTGTTACCCATAGCCACCAAGAGCTCCTCGAAGACCGTATGGCAGTACTCGTAGACCCTGCCGAAAAAGGCGATCCCAGCGCGGTCGACCTCGTTGAAACGAACAGTGACGATATGTTGAAAAGCCATGGTTGCTCCGGCAATCAGTCAGAAGGTAGTTGTGATGAATCACTTTAG
- a CDS encoding 1,4-dihydroxy-2-naphthoate polyprenyltransferase, protein MSSATLPAAANKPSGLAIWIQAIRPATLPAAVAPVVLGAAAAQADGVFSWVPVVAALVGALLIQIGTNLANDYFDFKKGADTAERLGPIRVTQRGWIAPKDVARATIVTFLLALAMGVYLMVHGGLPILALGIVSILCGVLYTGGPAPLAYVGLGDIFVLVFFGPVAVCGTYYVQCQTLSWNSFWISLPIGLLTTAILVVNNLRDRKTDAVAGKKTWAVRFGERFTRGEYLFLVGLAYVLPLVMVALNKAPMGWLLPLLSAPLASRRIGQVFRTDGAALNPLLGATAQLGLIYSALFAVGVNL, encoded by the coding sequence ATGAGCAGTGCAACACTTCCGGCTGCGGCCAACAAACCCAGCGGTCTGGCTATTTGGATCCAGGCGATTCGTCCAGCTACGCTTCCGGCTGCTGTGGCGCCGGTGGTTTTGGGAGCTGCAGCGGCGCAGGCAGATGGAGTTTTTTCCTGGGTGCCGGTGGTAGCGGCATTGGTTGGCGCCTTGCTGATTCAAATTGGAACGAACCTTGCCAATGATTATTTCGACTTTAAAAAGGGCGCAGATACCGCGGAGCGCTTGGGCCCTATTCGGGTGACTCAACGAGGCTGGATTGCGCCGAAGGATGTTGCACGGGCGACCATCGTTACATTTTTACTCGCACTGGCCATGGGCGTCTATTTGATGGTGCATGGTGGGTTGCCAATCTTGGCGCTGGGTATCGTGAGTATCCTTTGCGGGGTGCTTTACACCGGTGGGCCGGCTCCCTTGGCGTATGTTGGCCTCGGCGATATATTTGTTTTGGTATTCTTTGGCCCCGTTGCAGTCTGCGGAACTTATTATGTCCAATGCCAAACGTTGTCTTGGAATTCATTTTGGATTTCTTTACCCATTGGTCTTCTGACAACGGCAATTTTGGTCGTCAATAATCTAAGAGACCGAAAGACGGACGCGGTTGCCGGAAAGAAAACTTGGGCGGTCCGATTCGGCGAGCGATTTACGCGTGGAGAATATTTGTTCTTGGTGGGATTAGCCTACGTGCTACCGCTGGTTATGGTGGCTCTGAATAAAGCGCCCATGGGCTGGTTACTACCTCTGCTGAGTGCGCCGCTTGCGAGCCGAAGAATTGGCCAAGTTTTTAGAACCGACGGAGCAGCATTGAACCCGCTTTTGGGAGCCACTGCTCAGCTTGGATTGATTTATTCCGCACTCTTCGCGGTGGGAGTTAATCTGTGA